A stretch of DNA from candidate division WOR-3 bacterium:
ATCTCTCTAAAATTTTGTATTTGCTTTCCGCATCTCGATCTTCTATTCTTGATTCTCCTCTTACATTTTTAAGAGAAGAATAGATTTTCTCTCTCGTTATACCCGAAGAAAGGAGGATTTCTCCTGCCTTCCCTGTGTCATCCGTTAATGCGAGTAATATATGCTCAGTTCCAATAAATCTGTCATTTAATCTACGAGCTTCTTCCCAAGCATTATCGAGAACCCTATTCGCAGAAGGGGATAGATAAATCTGATGAGTTCCATATACCTTAGGAAGTCTATCAAGAGCATCTAAAACTTTGTTTTTTATTAAATCAGTATTTAGTCCCATATCTTCGATTAAACGAGGAACAATCCCTTCTGGATCATCAAGTAATCCATACAAAATGTGAAGGGGAGTCATTTCTGAATGACTAAATTTTGAAAGGGAAGATTGTGCAATAGAAAGAGCTTCCCTTGCTTTCTCTGTAAATTTGTCTTCTCTCATCAATCCTCCTAAAAATAGTTTTAGATAAATTATATTATCTATAATAATTATGTCAACGGGAAAGTGTTAATTATTCTAAGGTATTTAATTAGGTTATTTTACAAGTCTCTTATTTATTCATAAAGGCTATTTAGGTAATATATTTAGCCTCAAAAACTTATTAGTCTTATTGGTAATAGAGAAATTAAAATTAGATAAGTTCTTGCTTATAAATTTCCTTATAGCCCGAATTGCTTTGTGTCAACCCATTCCATTGAGAGAAGAGACCAAAAATCTAAGGCCAGTTTATTAAGGACATACTCATAAGGTAACCATCCATATCCCTTATCTCCCCAACTTGAACCCCAAGAATTACGAATTAATAAGGCTCCTTTTGTCTCTTTCTTACACTTGAGATTTTTAATCTTCATATTATCGTCGTAACCTACTGCAATAACAGCATGACCCCATTCGGCTTTTTCTCCCGGACAAGGATAGGGAATTCCACCTTTGACATTGGAATCACTGAATGATGGAAATCCATAGAATCCAAACATTGATGGAATGCCTGCAGCAAGGTATTTCTTCACACTGCTAAGCACTTTACTAGGAGAAATGTTCATACCTAAAGGGTCGTGACAGAAATATCTAATCGCTTCGTAGTTCTCAGCTATAGCATACACAAAAGCAGAGGGCTCTTTATCAAAATCGCTTATGACATAAGGCCAGTACTTTTCCGCAGGAACACCACACAGAACTAAAGCCCCCATCACATTTCTTAGCCAGGCACCAGTATCTCCAGTCACACCCATTAGATTACGAGTGGTCTTGTATAAAAACAACCGAGAGCCATCAATATATTTACCAAAAGCTCTATTCTCAAAGTATTCTACTATCCCTATACCGGCGTGTGCTGTGCACGAACCCAAATCACCTTGATCTTCAACTTTAGAGCACCAAGGTCTTAAATCAACTTTTGATGGAAG
This window harbors:
- a CDS encoding C1 family peptidase — encoded protein: MYPMYKKVIIPERGEIVGTGWLPPLPDLRDYTEEHPEIAEMTKKLGISQEKSKPLPSKVDLRPWCSKVEDQGDLGSCTAHAGIGIVEYFENRAFGKYIDGSRLFLYKTTRNLMGVTGDTGAWLRNVMGALVLCGVPAEKYWPYVISDFDKEPSAFVYAIAENYEAIRYFCHDPLGMNISPSKVLSSVKKYLAAGIPSMFGFYGFPSFSDSNVKGGIPYPCPGEKAEWGHAVIAVGYDDNMKIKNLKCKKETKGALLIRNSWGSSWGDKGYGWLPYEYVLNKLALDFWSLLSMEWVDTKQFGL